Genomic segment of Kibdelosporangium phytohabitans:
TCGCCTCGAAGCGCTGCTCACCCCCGGCAGCGGCGTCGACCTGGCCGCCCTGCGCGGGACCTTCACGCTGCAGACCGCCGACATCATCGGCGCGGCGCTCGCTCCCGGCCTGCTGGAGCTGGCCCGGCAGGAGGCGCCCGGCGTGTCCTTGCGCGTACGGGCCGAGGAGCTGGAGGCCGGGCCGGCACTCCGCGACGGCCGCATCGACCTGGAGATCGGGTCCATCGACCACGTCGACCCCGAGACCCACGTCGAGCCGCTGGTCACCCTCCGGATGATGGCGGCCGTCCGGCTCGGCCATCCCCTCACCGAAGGGCCACTGACCCCGGCCCGGCTCGCCGCCGCCGACCACGTCGCGGTCAGCCGCCGCGGCCGGTTCACCGGTCCGCTGGACACCGCGCTGGCCGAGCACGATCTCAGCCGGCGGGTCACCTCCGTCCTGCCGGGCCACCTGGCCGCGATGATCCTCGCCGCCCGCAGCGACGTCGTCTGCCTCGTTCCCGCCGCGCTGGCCGACGCCGCCCCTTCGCCGTTCACCGAACCCGCCACCGCGCTCGGCCTGCATCTGCTCGAGATCCCCGTGACGCTGCCGCCGCTCAAGATCGGCATGGCGTGGCATCCCCGGCACGCCGCCAACGGGGCACACCACTGGCTGCGCGGCGC
This window contains:
- a CDS encoding LysR substrate-binding domain-containing protein encodes the protein MNTSDPVIDANLAVALDALLAEQSVTRAAARLHTSPAAMSRTLARLRRLLRDPLLVRAGQALVPTPRAQALRDEAATVVRRLEALLTPGSGVDLAALRGTFTLQTADIIGAALAPGLLELARQEAPGVSLRVRAEELEAGPALRDGRIDLEIGSIDHVDPETHVEPLVTLRMMAAVRLGHPLTEGPLTPARLAAADHVAVSRRGRFTGPLDTALAEHDLSRRVTSVLPGHLAAMILAARSDVVCLVPAALADAAPSPFTEPATALGLHLLEIPVTLPPLKIGMAWHPRHAANGAHHWLRGAVRRTAGAPGS